In Luteolibacter rhizosphaerae, one genomic interval encodes:
- a CDS encoding HK97-gp10 family putative phage morphogenesis protein: MANRIEITGFKQLRDSVAKLDRRLQRRVYGAAVRAGGKLLVDAAQAAVPVRTGAVKRSLVHRASSKPSKGLFGVKVTVKGGARSSDRLAHRRGGKGADYHPDAVERYYRFTELGTKHHPAQPYLKPALEGKADEVLNVVKRELAAGLEREAKSL; the protein is encoded by the coding sequence ATGGCCAACCGGATCGAGATCACGGGGTTCAAGCAGCTTCGGGACAGCGTGGCGAAGTTGGACCGGCGACTGCAGCGCCGTGTCTACGGTGCCGCGGTGCGTGCGGGCGGCAAGCTGCTGGTCGATGCGGCACAGGCGGCGGTGCCGGTACGCACGGGTGCGGTGAAGCGATCGCTGGTGCACCGCGCGAGCTCGAAGCCGTCGAAGGGACTCTTCGGGGTCAAGGTGACGGTGAAGGGCGGGGCGCGGTCGAGTGATCGGCTCGCACACCGGAGAGGCGGCAAGGGAGCAGACTACCACCCTGACGCCGTCGAGCGCTACTACCGCTTCACTGAACTGGGAACCAAGCACCACCCGGCACAGCCCTACCTCAAGCCCGCGCTGGAGGGGAAGGCCGACGAGGTCTTGAACGTGGTGAAACGGGAACTGGCGGCGGGACTCGAGCGGGAAGCGAAATCACTCTGA